A portion of the Gadus macrocephalus chromosome 10, ASM3116895v1 genome contains these proteins:
- the LOC132466308 gene encoding C-type lectin domain family 4 member M-like isoform X1, which yields MQRLDMDEDGIRNLMVPQGWGLKERCWPYRCLTAGLLLLCALSLAGNVTQFYFGGGVGQRLHHAFTKQEEQLQERYRTLTRNSTGLHDRYQTLAAEGASLQLSYHALTQERDQLQGQASALSTERDQLQGQASSLTKERDQLQGQASTLTNERDQLQGQASTLTRERDQLQGQANTLTKERGQLQGRFSTLTKERDQLQGQASTLTEERDQLQGQARTLKKERDQLQGWHSTLDKERDQLQGQASTLTKERDQLQGQLSTLSKERDQLLGRLRTTTKERDQLKGQASTLTKERDQQQGQFTNLTKERDQLQGQASTLTKEGDQLQGQFSTLTKERDQLLGRLSTTTKERDQLKGQASTLTKERDQLQGRFSTLTKERDQLQGQASTLTKERDQLQGQFSTLTKEKDQLQGRFSTLTKERDQLQGSFSTLSKERDQLKRQASTLTKERDHLQDSSSKLMKEAKALNDTVESRKCPPGWIKFQCSCYRVYPTRRTWEDGRKYCQSQQADLVIINSREEQIFLNTLLLKEVHRWIGLSDIGTEGVWTWVDGTTPTTTYWGNGQPDIKGGDQDCVYYFQSETVGWPNGGWKDDRCEKSGGSICEK from the exons GGGGGTTGAAGGAACGGTGCTGGCCCTACAGGTGTCTGACtgctgggctgctgctgctgtgtgccTTGTCCCTGGCTGGAAACGTAACTCAGTTTTACT TTGGAGGTGGTGTGGGCCAGAGGCTTCACCACGCCTTCACCAAGCAGGAGGAGCAACTACAGGAGAGATACAGGACCCTGACGAGGAACAGCACGGGTCTGCACGATAGATACCAGACTCTGGCTGCCGAGGGAGCCAGTCTTCAACTAAGTTACCACGCTTTGAcccaagagagagaccagctacagggCCAGGCTAGCGCCCTTTCCACcgagagagaccagctacagggCCAGGCAAGCAGCCTtaccaaagagagagaccagctacagggCCAAGCTAGCACCCTTACTAAcgagagagaccagctacagggGCAGGCTAGCACCCttactagagagagagaccagctacagggCCAGGCTAACACCCTTACCAAAGAGAGAGGCCAGCTACAGGGCCGATTTAGCACCCTtaccaaagagagagaccagctacagggCCAGGCTAGCACCCTTACcgaagagagagaccagctacagggCCAGGCTAGAACCcttaaaaaagagagagaccagctacagggCTGGCATAGCACCcttgataaagagagagaccagctacagggCCAGGCTAGCACCCTtactaaagagagagaccagctgcAGGGCCAGTTAAGTACCCTtagcaaagagagagaccagctactGGGCCGGCTTCGCACCACtactaaagagagagaccagctaaaGGGACAGGCTAGCACCCTtaccaaagagagagaccagcaacAGGGCCAGTTTACCAACCTtactaaagagagagaccagctacagggCCAGGCTAGCACCCTTACTAAAGAGGGAGACCAGCTGCAGGGCCAGTTTAGTACCCTtaccaaagagagagaccagctactGGGCCGGCTTAGCACCACtactaaagagagagaccagctaaaGGGACAGGCTAGCACCCTtaccaaagagagagaccagctacagggCCGGTTTAGCACCCTtaccaaagagagagaccagctgcAGGGCCAGGCTAGCACCCTtaccaaagagagagaccagctacagggCCAGTTTAGCACCCTTACTAAAGAGAAAGACCAGCTACAGGGGCGGTTTAGCACCCTtactaaagagagagaccagctacagggCAGTTTCAGCACCCTaagcaaagagagagaccagttaAAGCGCCAGGCTAGCACCCTtaccaaagagagagaccatctACAGGACTCAAGTTCCAAACTCATGAAGGAGGCCAAAGCCCTGAATGATACAGTTGAAT CCCGGAAGTGTCCTCCGGGATGGATTAAGTTCCAGTGCAGTTGTTACAGAGTCTATCCTACAAGGAGGACCTGGGAGGACGGTCGCAAGTACTGCCAGAGCCAACAGGCTGACCTGGTGATCATCaacagcagagaggagcag ATATTTCTCAATACTTTACTCCTGAAAGAGGTGCATAGATGGATAGGTTTGAGTGACATCGGGACCGAAGGGGTTTGGACCTGGGTGGACGGAACCACCCCAACCACAAC GTATTGGGGGAATGGCCAGCCTGACATCAAAGGTGGCGATCAGGACTGTGTCTATTACTTCCAAAGCGAAACAGTTGGATGGCCTAACGGAGGATGGAAAGACGACCGATGTGAAAAGTCAGGTGGCTCCATTTGTGAGAAGTAG
- the LOC132466308 gene encoding C-type lectin domain family 4 member M-like isoform X2, whose translation MQRLDMDEDGIRNLMVPQGGLKERCWPYRCLTAGLLLLCALSLAGNVTQFYFGGGVGQRLHHAFTKQEEQLQERYRTLTRNSTGLHDRYQTLAAEGASLQLSYHALTQERDQLQGQASALSTERDQLQGQASSLTKERDQLQGQASTLTNERDQLQGQASTLTRERDQLQGQANTLTKERGQLQGRFSTLTKERDQLQGQASTLTEERDQLQGQARTLKKERDQLQGWHSTLDKERDQLQGQASTLTKERDQLQGQLSTLSKERDQLLGRLRTTTKERDQLKGQASTLTKERDQQQGQFTNLTKERDQLQGQASTLTKEGDQLQGQFSTLTKERDQLLGRLSTTTKERDQLKGQASTLTKERDQLQGRFSTLTKERDQLQGQASTLTKERDQLQGQFSTLTKEKDQLQGRFSTLTKERDQLQGSFSTLSKERDQLKRQASTLTKERDHLQDSSSKLMKEAKALNDTVESRKCPPGWIKFQCSCYRVYPTRRTWEDGRKYCQSQQADLVIINSREEQIFLNTLLLKEVHRWIGLSDIGTEGVWTWVDGTTPTTTYWGNGQPDIKGGDQDCVYYFQSETVGWPNGGWKDDRCEKSGGSICEK comes from the exons GGGGGTTGAAGGAACGGTGCTGGCCCTACAGGTGTCTGACtgctgggctgctgctgctgtgtgccTTGTCCCTGGCTGGAAACGTAACTCAGTTTTACT TTGGAGGTGGTGTGGGCCAGAGGCTTCACCACGCCTTCACCAAGCAGGAGGAGCAACTACAGGAGAGATACAGGACCCTGACGAGGAACAGCACGGGTCTGCACGATAGATACCAGACTCTGGCTGCCGAGGGAGCCAGTCTTCAACTAAGTTACCACGCTTTGAcccaagagagagaccagctacagggCCAGGCTAGCGCCCTTTCCACcgagagagaccagctacagggCCAGGCAAGCAGCCTtaccaaagagagagaccagctacagggCCAAGCTAGCACCCTTACTAAcgagagagaccagctacagggGCAGGCTAGCACCCttactagagagagagaccagctacagggCCAGGCTAACACCCTTACCAAAGAGAGAGGCCAGCTACAGGGCCGATTTAGCACCCTtaccaaagagagagaccagctacagggCCAGGCTAGCACCCTTACcgaagagagagaccagctacagggCCAGGCTAGAACCcttaaaaaagagagagaccagctacagggCTGGCATAGCACCcttgataaagagagagaccagctacagggCCAGGCTAGCACCCTtactaaagagagagaccagctgcAGGGCCAGTTAAGTACCCTtagcaaagagagagaccagctactGGGCCGGCTTCGCACCACtactaaagagagagaccagctaaaGGGACAGGCTAGCACCCTtaccaaagagagagaccagcaacAGGGCCAGTTTACCAACCTtactaaagagagagaccagctacagggCCAGGCTAGCACCCTTACTAAAGAGGGAGACCAGCTGCAGGGCCAGTTTAGTACCCTtaccaaagagagagaccagctactGGGCCGGCTTAGCACCACtactaaagagagagaccagctaaaGGGACAGGCTAGCACCCTtaccaaagagagagaccagctacagggCCGGTTTAGCACCCTtaccaaagagagagaccagctgcAGGGCCAGGCTAGCACCCTtaccaaagagagagaccagctacagggCCAGTTTAGCACCCTTACTAAAGAGAAAGACCAGCTACAGGGGCGGTTTAGCACCCTtactaaagagagagaccagctacagggCAGTTTCAGCACCCTaagcaaagagagagaccagttaAAGCGCCAGGCTAGCACCCTtaccaaagagagagaccatctACAGGACTCAAGTTCCAAACTCATGAAGGAGGCCAAAGCCCTGAATGATACAGTTGAAT CCCGGAAGTGTCCTCCGGGATGGATTAAGTTCCAGTGCAGTTGTTACAGAGTCTATCCTACAAGGAGGACCTGGGAGGACGGTCGCAAGTACTGCCAGAGCCAACAGGCTGACCTGGTGATCATCaacagcagagaggagcag ATATTTCTCAATACTTTACTCCTGAAAGAGGTGCATAGATGGATAGGTTTGAGTGACATCGGGACCGAAGGGGTTTGGACCTGGGTGGACGGAACCACCCCAACCACAAC GTATTGGGGGAATGGCCAGCCTGACATCAAAGGTGGCGATCAGGACTGTGTCTATTACTTCCAAAGCGAAACAGTTGGATGGCCTAACGGAGGATGGAAAGACGACCGATGTGAAAAGTCAGGTGGCTCCATTTGTGAGAAGTAG